In the genome of Bacillus thuringiensis, the window ATAAATTTTTATAATCTTTTGCTGCACTAAATGTATATTTTTTTGATCGGGCGAAGCTTGGAGGATCAAGTACGACCATATCAAATTTCATCTTTTTCTTAGCTGCATATTTGAAGTAAAGAAATACATCTTCTACAATAATATCTTGTGCTTCATAATCAACTTCATTGACGCTAAACTGCTCAATTGTTTTACTTAAACTACGATTTGCAAGGTCAACACTCGTCGTTTTACTCGCTCCGCCAAGCGCTGCAAATACAGAGAAAGCACCTGTATAAGAGAACATATTTAACACTGTTCTTCCCTTTGCATATTTATCACGAATTTGTTTTCGAACGTTACGTTGATCTAAAAATACACCAACCATTGCCCCGTCGTTTAAATAAACAGCGAAGTTCACACCGTTCTCTTTTACGATAAGTGGAAACTCACCGCGCTCTCCTGCTACGAAATCATCACCTTCAATGTATTTCCCTTTCGTATCAAAACGCTTTTTCTCATAAATGCCTTTAAAGTTTGCTACTTTTTGAAGAGCTGCTATAATCTCATCTCTGAAAGTGTAAATCCCTTCACTATACCAACTTACTACGTAGTATCCGTCATAGTAATCAATAATTAATCCGCCAAGACCATCACCTTCACCATTCACCACACGGAATGCTGTCGTATCACTTAATTTATAAAATTGTTTTCGTTTATGTAAGGCTGATTTGATTTTACTTTCAAAGAAAGATTGATTAATTTGTTCACTCTCTTTTCTCGTTAAAATCCAGCCGTATCCTTTATTTTGTTTTCCATAATAACCTTTTCCGACAAAGTTGTTCTTCTCATCTACTACTTTGATGATTGTCCCTTCTTCACGAACATCGTTTAAATTTTGAATTGCATCTTTTAAAATAAGTGGATATCCACTTTTAATTTCTTTTATAAATTTCGGTTTTATTTTTATAGTTACTTCTGATCGCATATAATAACTTCCTTTCCATTTGCATGCTTTCTCTATAGGAAGCATTTAAAAAACGAGCCTGAAAAAACAGCCTCGTTTCACTATACCATATTATTGCTTTGCTAGTACAACTCGCTCATTCTCGCACTTAACCGCCACATATTTACTACGTTTTGAAATGGAAATCTCACTGTCCAAAATAATAGAAAAAAATTATATATTTCACATTTACCATTGACAATGATAATGATTTTCATTATCATTTAATGTATATGAGTTCTTGAAAATATAGCTACATTTATAGGAGGAATAAACATGATTATTGTTACAAATACAGCTAAAATTACAAAGGGAAATGGACATAAATTAATTGAGCGTTTTAATAAAGTAGGTAAAGTTGAAACGATGCCAGGCTTTTTAGGTCTAGAAGTTCTTTTAACGCAAAATACAGTTGATTATGATGAAGTAACAATTAGCACTCGCTGGAATGCAAAAGAAGATTTCCAGGGTTGGACAAAGAGCGCCGCATTTAAAGATGCTCACTCACATCAAGGCGGGATGCCAGAATATATTCTTGATAATAAAATTGCTTACTATGATGTAAAAGTTGTACGTATGCCAATGGCTGCAGCACAGTAAAAACAGTTCTTTTTTAAAGTATAGAATATGAGAAGCGTTATCTATCACTTCTCATATTCTATACTTTTTTCTTTAATTTCTTTTTACTAATTTTGCGTGTACAACTAGCCTTCCAGCCTCTGGATCAAGCGCATAGTCACAAGTAGAAAGTGTTACAATTTCATCATTAGCCGTCAATTCCGTATCCGTTTTGTACAGTGATTTTTCTTGGATTTCCTTTAAGAACGATGTATATGCTGCATCATTTTCAAAATCCGTTTCAATGTAATAAAAGTCCGTTGTTGTCGTGTATACTGAAAAAACTTCAACGTCGTATCCTTCAAATAATGTATCGTAATATAATTTACGATGGGACATGAAAAAGTCTTCGTCCAACATCTTTTTTAAACTACCAAACATAGAACCGTCTTTCATACGATGACCATATAAAATCGTATTTCGATTTTGAGATTTCACATCATTACGATGGTCCATAAAAATGCTTCCCGCTCTCATATCTTCACCTTTATAATTACGAAATAAATAGTAATCATTATCTTTTGCTTGAACGATTGGATAATTAATTTGTGTATCATCCATCGTAATCCATCCGACTATCTCTGGATTAATTTTCTGGAGATCCTGAAACTGTTTACGTACCTCTCCGTCTTCCGATTTTTCTTCCATTGGACTTCTTTTATAAATATGTTGTGCCTCAGCCATTACTTTACGATTTTCATAATAATCCATGAAAATCCCGCCCAACTCATACATTGAATAGAAAAAGATTCCTAAAAACGCAATTGTAAGTATGCGTTGAAAAAAAGAATTCTTTTTCCGTCCTTTCTTGCTATTCAAATTATCACCTCAAAACGGATTATGCTCAGCCTTTAGATTCCCATAGGTACCATGTACAATCCGGTATCTTCATCCTGCTTTACAATGACATCTACACCATATATTGCTTTAACCATTTCTTCTGTTATTACATCATTAGGATTACCTTTCGTAATGATCTCTCCATCTTTCATAACGATAATATAGTCGCTATAACGAATGGCTTGATTAATATCATGTAATACCATTACAATCGTTAGTCCATACACTTCATTTAACTCTTTCACTAACTCTAATATTTCTAGCTGATAGTAAATATCTAAATATGTTGTCGGTTCATCTAAGAAAAGCATTGGTGTATTTTGAGCTAATGTCATTGCGATCCAAACTCGCTGCCTCTCTCCACCAGATAAAGCATAGATTGGCTTATCACGCTTACTTTGTAAATTCGTACATACTAGTGCGCGCTCTATCACTTCTCTATCTTCATCTGTTTGCGGAGAGAAAATATTTTTATATGGCATACGCCCAAAGCTTATTAGCTTTTCCACTGTAATATCTGCTGGAGCCTCATTTTGTTGATGGACAACTGCTAGCTTTCTAGCAAACTCTTTCGGTTTATATTCACTAATCGCTTTCCCATCAAGTATTACTTCTCCACTGCTAGGAACGTGATTTCTAGACATGACACTAAGTAATGTTGATTTCCCGCATCCATTCGGGCCAATGATTGTTGTAATTTTCCCAATCTCTATTTCACTACTAACAGACTTTAAACGATTTGTTACGTTATCGTATGAAAAGGTTACATTTTTAATTTCCATGAACTTTATCACTCTTTCTAAGCAAGAATATTAAGAATGGACCACCAATAACCGCCATAATTGTTGCTGCTGGAATTTCGTTAGGTGGCACAATTAACCTTCCAATCGTATCTGCCGTCAAAATTAATAACGCCCCTGCAAGAGCAGAAAATGGAATTAATACTTTATGATCTGAACCGACTAATTGTCTTGAAATATGCGGAACTAGTAATCCTACAAAAGCAATAACACCTGCAATCGCTGTTGATACTGCCGCTAAGAGTACTGCAATGGCAGAAATAATAAGGCGAACTCTCGTCACGTGCAAACCTAAGTTTTTCGCAGTCTTATCTTGTAGCGATAATAAGTTACACCAAGCTCCTACGAACAGAGCAAGAATAAGACCAACCGTTCCATAAGTCACCATTATTTCTACATCGCCCCACGTCTTCATTGTTATGTTAGAAGTCGTCGTTTGCTTAATACTCTTAATAAAATACCCACAAATTGTAACGAATGATTCATTTAATCCAGTAAACATCGCATTAATGGCAATACCAATTAAAATAATGCGAAGCGGGCTTAACCCTGACTTCCATGAAAACGAATAAACGAGATAACACGCAAACGCACCACCTAAAAAGGCGAATACGGGTGTCCAGAAAAAGAATTGCGGGAACAACGTAATAATAACGAGTGTCATAAAACTAGCTCCTGAAGATATACCGATTACCCCAGCATCAGCGAGTGGATTCTTCATAACAGCTTGAAAAAGCACCCCTGAAACAGCAAGAGCCGCTCCAGTGAACAACGCAATAATAATACGCGGGAAACGTAAATCTTTAATGACTTCAACCTCTTCATTTCCACCTGTAAATATCCCTTGTATAAGTTCAACAATACCTACTTCTAAACTCCCTTTCATCGCTGACAATGATGTCATAACAATGAGCAATGCAGTAACAATGAGGAAACTCCAAGTTTTTTTATTCATTCTACTCTTCCTTTATATTAAAATGCATCACGGATACATCATTTTTTTCAATTCATCTAACGCTTCAATTGCTGCTAAATTTCCTGTCGTTCCAAATAAACGCTCTTCTAAATCGTAAACACGGTTATTTTTAACCGCAGCAAAGTGTTTCCAAATGTCATTTGTTTTAAATTCTTTATCAAACATTTTTACAACTTCATCAGGCATACCATGAGCTGCTCGTAAAATAATATCTGGATCAGCTTTCTTTAAATACTCTGTATTAGAAGCTAAATATTCTACTTGTTCACCTTGCACAATATTTTTACCACCTAGTTGTTTCACTAAATCTCCAATATAAGAATGCTCTGTTGCTACTAAATAACTGCCCGGCACACCTAATAAAATAAGCACTGTCGGTTCTTTCTTTCCTTTTACTTCCTTTTGAATGCTAGCAACCTTTTTATCTAACTTAGTTACCACTGCTTCAGCTTGTTTTTCACGTCCATATTTCTTACCTAAATCGCTAATAGAACTTTGCATGTTTTTTAAACTCGTTAAATCTAAAAAGTTTGCTTTCATACCCACACCATCAAAAACTGGCTTTAATTCATATTCAAGTGTTGTCACAGATAACACTTCTGAAGGCTTTAATGACTTTACCTTTTCCATATCTGGACTCATTGGATTCCCAACTTCAGGTAAACCTTTATATCGCTTCGGTAAAGTTTTAGAACTTGTTGGAACGCCGACTAAATCTACTTCTAACGCATCCATAATTTCAGTAACAGCCACTGTTGTTGCAACAACGCGCTCTTTACTCTCACTCTTTACCTGCTTTGCTGTTTCTTTTTTGGGTGATGAGCACCCGGCTATACTCATTAACAAAATGATAGCCATTAGTACACTTACGATTTTCTTCACTCTCAATCACCACTCCCTTCCATACAATATGAAACAAGTCTTGATGCACGCGAACATGCATCAAGACTCCAAAAATTACAATCTACCTGCTCTATATTTACGGACTAGTAAAGCAAGTGAACCTAGCAGTAACACCATGTATAAACCAAGTTGTGCTGTATCTGCAGTTTTTGAGTTTTTCTCTTTTTTTGAATCATTTTTTGTATCTTCTTTTTTCTTCTGACCATCTGCATTTCGGTTAAAATCAGGAGTACCTACTGTTTTTACATTATCTACTTTCGGTGTAGTCACTGGATTTTTCGGTTCATTTTTCGGTTCCTCTTTAATAGTTTCTAACGCGCCGATATTATTTGTATCAAATTGAATTTGTACATCGTAGAAATGATGGTAGTTCATCTCATCGATGTCTACCTTTACTTTTGCGTTTAATTTTTCAAATAGATCTTCTACTTCAAACTGTACTACTCGCGTATTTGTATTTTTATCTTCTCTTACTACTTTCGCATCAGCGAATAGTTCCTTGTTTTCCGTTTGAAATTTCGTAATCCACGCACTATTTTTCAGCGTCATCTCAATGTATTTTTTACCATCTTTTACGATTAATTTCGCTGGATTTACAACATAGTCATGCATCTTTGAAATCTCATCTGTTTTATCTTTTAATACTTTAAATGTAATATCATATTGGCCATCTACTAAATTTTTCGGATCAACTATTACTTTCGGGTTATTATTTCCACCTTGGTTGTCATTTCCACCCTGGTTGTCGTTTCTTCCTTGGTTGTCGTTTCCGCCTTGGTTGTCGTTTCCTCCTTGGTTGTCGTTTCCTCCTTGGTTCCCTAAAGCTTTAATACTGTCTTGATCAAATACAAATTGAACATCGTAGAAATGGTGATAATTCATTGAATCAATATCTACTTTTACTTTTGCATTTAATTTTTTAGACAAATCGTTTACTTCTACTTCTACTACTCTTGTATTTTGTTCTTTATTTTCACTTAACACTTTTGCATTAACGAAAGAACCATTCTTCTCAAATTCAAATTTCGTAATCCATGTACTATTTGTTAATGTAAACGATACGTATTTCTTACCATCTTTTACTTTTAATACACCTGGGCTTTTTGTGTATGTGTTCATCATTGAGATTTCATCTGTTTGATCTTTTAACACTTTAAAGCCAATGCTGTATTCACCATCTTTAAGAGCTTTTGGATCAATTGTTGTGTTATTATCTTGGTTGTTGTTTCCACCTTGGTTGTTGTTTCCACCTTGGTTGTTATTTCCGCCTTGGTTGTCGTTTCCACCTTGGTTGTTATTTCCGCCTTGGTTGTCGTTTCCACCTTGGTTGTTGTTTCCACCTTGGTTGTTGTTTCCACCTTGGTTGTTGTTTCCACCTTGGTTGTTGTTTCCACCTTGGTTGTTGTTTCCACCTTGGTTGTTGTTTCCACCTTGGTTGTTGTTTCCACCTTGGTTGTTGTTTCCACCTTGGTTGTTGTTTCCACCTTGATTGTTGTTTCCACCTTGGTTGTTGTTTCCACCTTGGTTATCTAACGGCTTAGTGCTACCTTTATCAAATGCAAATTGAATATCGTAAAAATGGTGATAATTCATTGAATCGATATCTACTTTTACTTTTGCATTTAACTTTTTCGATAAATCTGGTACTTCTACTTCCACTACGCGTGTATCAGCTTTTTTATCTTCACTTATTACATTTGCATCAACAAATGAACCATTTTTCTCAAATTCAAATTTTGTAATCCAAGAACTGTTCGTTAACGTAAAGGATACATACTTCTTACCATCTTTTACTTTTAGCACACCTGGACTTTTTGTATATGTGTTCATCATTGAAATTTCGTCTGTTTGATCTTTTAATGCTTTAAAATTGATGCTGTATTCACCATCTTTAATTGTTTCAGCATCTGGTTTTTTATTTTCATCTGGTTTTTCTGCTTCCGGTTTTTCTACTTCTGGTTTTTCTACTTCCGGTTTTTCTACTTCCGGTTTTTCTACTTCTGGTTTTTCTACTTCCGGTTTTTCTACTTCTGGTTTTTTCTCTTCATTTTTAATTTGTTCAAGTTTATCTTGTTCAAATAAAAGTTGTACATCATGCGTTTGCTTATAATTTCTTGATGCCATTTCGATAAATACTTTTGTATTTAGTTTTTTAGATAAATCGTTTACTTCAAACTCTACTACTCTTGTATCTTTTTCCTTATCCTCACTCACTACTTTTGCATCAACAAATGCGCCATCTTTTTCCGTTTGGAAATTTTTAATTAATGAGCTACTTTTTAGTGTTACAATTGCTTTTTTCTTACCGTTTTCTACTTTTAATACTCCTGGATTTACCATGTAAGTATTCATCTTAGATTCTTCATCTGTTTGATCTTTTAACACTTTAAATGGAATGCTGTACGCACCATCTGTAATTGTGTTAGAATTTGGTTGTTGATCTGGGTCAGGCTTTTGGTCGGGCTTCTGACCTGGATCGGTAGTTTCATTTGGATCTGGCTTATTAGCTGGGTCCTCTTTTTCATTTGGTTTTTCTACATGAATTGGTGTAACGCTATTTTGATCAAATGCAATACGAACGTCGTACTCATGATGATAATTTAAAAAATCAATATCTACTTTTACTTTTGCATTTAATACCTTCTCTACATCTTCTACATCAAATTCTACTACTCTTGTATCTTTTTCTTTATCTTCACTAATTACATTTGTCGCAACTAGCTTACCTGCTTTTTCTGTTTCAAACTTCGTAATCCATGAACTATTCGTTAATGTAAAGGATACTTTCTTTTTCCCATCCTTCACTTTTAAAGTTCCCGGGCTTACTGAATATTGATTCATCATCGATTCTTCATCTGATGTATCTTTTAAAACTTTGAAACCAATTGAATATTCACCGTCAGCCAACTTGGTAGCTGCTTGAACTGCAAGTGGTTGTAATGTTGATACGAATGTAAATATCATTAAAAACATAGCAACAATAATTTTTGTATACCTGTTCAATGGAACGACTCTCCCTTTTGAAAATTATTTAATACTGTTCCC includes:
- the srtB gene encoding class B sortase yields the protein MNSKKGRKKNSFFQRILTIAFLGIFFYSMYELGGIFMDYYENRKVMAEAQHIYKRSPMEEKSEDGEVRKQFQDLQKINPEIVGWITMDDTQINYPIVQAKDNDYYLFRNYKGEDMRAGSIFMDHRNDVKSQNRNTILYGHRMKDGSMFGSLKKMLDEDFFMSHRKLYYDTLFEGYDVEVFSVYTTTTDFYYIETDFENDAAYTSFLKEIQEKSLYKTDTELTANDEIVTLSTCDYALDPEAGRLVVHAKLVKRN
- a CDS encoding NEAT domain-containing protein; protein product: MNRYTKIIVAMFLMIFTFVSTLQPLAVQAATKLADGEYSIGFKVLKDTSDEESMMNQYSVSPGTLKVKDGKKKVSFTLTNSSWITKFETEKAGKLVATNVISEDKEKDTRVVEFDVEDVEKVLNAKVKVDIDFLNYHHEYDVRIAFDQNSVTPIHVEKPNEKEDPANKPDPNETTDPGQKPDQKPDPDQQPNSNTITDGAYSIPFKVLKDQTDEESKMNTYMVNPGVLKVENGKKKAIVTLKSSSLIKNFQTEKDGAFVDAKVVSEDKEKDTRVVEFEVNDLSKKLNTKVFIEMASRNYKQTHDVQLLFEQDKLEQIKNEEKKPEVEKPEVEKPEVEKPEVEKPEVEKPEVEKPEAEKPDENKKPDAETIKDGEYSINFKALKDQTDEISMMNTYTKSPGVLKVKDGKKYVSFTLTNSSWITKFEFEKNGSFVDANVISEDKKADTRVVEVEVPDLSKKLNAKVKVDIDSMNYHHFYDIQFAFDKGSTKPLDNQGGNNNQGGNNNQGGNNNQGGNNNQGGNNNQGGNNNQGGNNNQGGNNNQGGNNNQGGNNNQGGNNNQGGNDNQGGNNNQGGNDNQGGNNNQGGNNNQGGNNNQDNNTTIDPKALKDGEYSIGFKVLKDQTDEISMMNTYTKSPGVLKVKDGKKYVSFTLTNSTWITKFEFEKNGSFVNAKVLSENKEQNTRVVEVEVNDLSKKLNAKVKVDIDSMNYHHFYDVQFVFDQDSIKALGNQGGNDNQGGNDNQGGNDNQGRNDNQGGNDNQGGNNNPKVIVDPKNLVDGQYDITFKVLKDKTDEISKMHDYVVNPAKLIVKDGKKYIEMTLKNSAWITKFQTENKELFADAKVVREDKNTNTRVVQFEVEDLFEKLNAKVKVDIDEMNYHHFYDVQIQFDTNNIGALETIKEEPKNEPKNPVTTPKVDNVKTVGTPDFNRNADGQKKKEDTKNDSKKEKNSKTADTAQLGLYMVLLLGSLALLVRKYRAGRL
- a CDS encoding ABC transporter ATP-binding protein produces the protein MEIKNVTFSYDNVTNRLKSVSSEIEIGKITTIIGPNGCGKSTLLSVMSRNHVPSSGEVILDGKAISEYKPKEFARKLAVVHQQNEAPADITVEKLISFGRMPYKNIFSPQTDEDREVIERALVCTNLQSKRDKPIYALSGGERQRVWIAMTLAQNTPMLFLDEPTTYLDIYYQLEILELVKELNEVYGLTIVMVLHDINQAIRYSDYIIVMKDGEIITKGNPNDVITEEMVKAIYGVDVIVKQDEDTGLYMVPMGI
- a CDS encoding FecCD family ABC transporter permease, yielding MNKKTWSFLIVTALLIVMTSLSAMKGSLEVGIVELIQGIFTGGNEEVEVIKDLRFPRIIIALFTGAALAVSGVLFQAVMKNPLADAGVIGISSGASFMTLVIITLFPQFFFWTPVFAFLGGAFACYLVYSFSWKSGLSPLRIILIGIAINAMFTGLNESFVTICGYFIKSIKQTTTSNITMKTWGDVEIMVTYGTVGLILALFVGAWCNLLSLQDKTAKNLGLHVTRVRLIISAIAVLLAAVSTAIAGVIAFVGLLVPHISRQLVGSDHKVLIPFSALAGALLILTADTIGRLIVPPNEIPAATIMAVIGGPFLIFLLRKSDKVHGN
- a CDS encoding class I SAM-dependent rRNA methyltransferase — protein: MRSEVTIKIKPKFIKEIKSGYPLILKDAIQNLNDVREEGTIIKVVDEKNNFVGKGYYGKQNKGYGWILTRKESEQINQSFFESKIKSALHKRKQFYKLSDTTAFRVVNGEGDGLGGLIIDYYDGYYVVSWYSEGIYTFRDEIIAALQKVANFKGIYEKKRFDTKGKYIEGDDFVAGERGEFPLIVKENGVNFAVYLNDGAMVGVFLDQRNVRKQIRDKYAKGRTVLNMFSYTGAFSVFAALGGASKTTSVDLANRSLSKTIEQFSVNEVDYEAQDIIVEDVFLYFKYAAKKKMKFDMVVLDPPSFARSKKYTFSAAKDYKNLLKETIAITENNGIIVASTNCSAFDMKKFKGFIDTAFKEMNGKYKILEEHSLPEDFRTIDQFKEGDYLKVVFIEKIKG
- the isdE gene encoding heme ABC transporter substrate-binding protein IsdE, producing the protein MRVKKIVSVLMAIILLMSIAGCSSPKKETAKQVKSESKERVVATTVAVTEIMDALEVDLVGVPTSSKTLPKRYKGLPEVGNPMSPDMEKVKSLKPSEVLSVTTLEYELKPVFDGVGMKANFLDLTSLKNMQSSISDLGKKYGREKQAEAVVTKLDKKVASIQKEVKGKKEPTVLILLGVPGSYLVATEHSYIGDLVKQLGGKNIVQGEQVEYLASNTEYLKKADPDIILRAAHGMPDEVVKMFDKEFKTNDIWKHFAAVKNNRVYDLEERLFGTTGNLAAIEALDELKKMMYP
- the isdG gene encoding heme oxygenase, giving the protein MIIVTNTAKITKGNGHKLIERFNKVGKVETMPGFLGLEVLLTQNTVDYDEVTISTRWNAKEDFQGWTKSAAFKDAHSHQGGMPEYILDNKIAYYDVKVVRMPMAAAQ